One stretch of Dissulfurimicrobium hydrothermale DNA includes these proteins:
- a CDS encoding methylenetetrahydrofolate reductase C-terminal domain-containing protein, whose amino-acid sequence MKRDFKITFELVPARASSGKAVDDILLFAKEAAADGRISALSITDNAGGHPALSPKVLGQEVKALGIEPIIHFSCKDKNRNLMESELFELDRLGLRNLLVVTGDYPRFGFDGNAKPVFDMDSVQTLMMINEMNSGMFLDQRVPGGGIRLPPTGFKTGCVVSPFKRLNAEIIPQYQKLVKKLSLGPDFVVSQMGFDARKYDELKKFMDMAVQKIRPERPPLLLGTVFIPTVRLSRIFYNGDVPGCTMPKRLLDRIEVEAEAHDHGLQARLERGARLTAVLKGIGYDGVHLSGPQLRYEHIAWLIKRAEEISNRWTEFVAEFLFPEEWEWWYFKEDRETGLNSLEPNEYAEGQRITLKDAISFWFSGIVHKLAFDPHGALFEPIKRLMGHIDKNAGLKELLSHLEYTIKSAVYECQECGDCTLDEMAFICPQSQCAKFLTNGPCGGSRNGWCEVWPGKKRCLYVRIHERLTSGLGQKAKTPKGRNDWILPPRDWSLHKTSSWLNFYLNKDHHGRAGTS is encoded by the coding sequence ATGAAGCGGGATTTCAAGATCACATTCGAGCTCGTCCCGGCCAGGGCATCCAGCGGAAAGGCTGTGGACGATATACTCCTTTTTGCAAAAGAGGCGGCGGCGGACGGCAGGATCTCGGCCTTATCCATCACAGACAACGCAGGCGGGCACCCGGCCCTGTCTCCCAAGGTCCTGGGACAGGAGGTCAAGGCCCTCGGGATCGAACCCATCATACACTTCTCGTGCAAGGATAAGAATAGAAACCTCATGGAGAGCGAACTCTTTGAGCTCGACCGGCTCGGGCTCAGGAATCTATTGGTCGTGACGGGTGACTATCCGAGATTCGGTTTCGATGGAAACGCCAAGCCAGTCTTTGATATGGACTCCGTCCAGACGCTCATGATGATAAACGAGATGAATTCGGGGATGTTCCTTGACCAGCGGGTGCCAGGTGGCGGGATAAGGCTGCCGCCGACGGGTTTTAAGACAGGCTGCGTTGTATCGCCCTTCAAACGCCTGAACGCGGAGATCATACCGCAGTATCAAAAACTTGTAAAAAAACTCTCGCTCGGCCCCGACTTCGTCGTAAGTCAGATGGGTTTCGACGCAAGAAAATACGACGAATTGAAAAAATTCATGGATATGGCTGTGCAAAAAATAAGACCTGAAAGGCCGCCACTCCTTTTAGGCACCGTCTTCATCCCGACGGTGAGGCTTTCGCGCATCTTTTATAACGGTGACGTGCCAGGCTGCACCATGCCTAAACGCCTCCTCGACAGGATCGAGGTTGAGGCAGAGGCCCATGACCACGGCCTTCAGGCCAGACTCGAACGCGGGGCGAGACTTACAGCCGTGCTGAAGGGGATCGGCTACGATGGGGTCCATTTAAGCGGACCGCAGCTAAGATATGAACACATAGCCTGGTTGATAAAAAGGGCGGAGGAAATCTCCAACCGATGGACCGAGTTTGTAGCCGAATTCCTCTTCCCTGAGGAATGGGAGTGGTGGTATTTTAAAGAAGACCGAGAAACTGGCCTCAACTCCCTTGAACCAAACGAATATGCTGAAGGCCAAAGGATCACCTTAAAAGATGCCATATCCTTCTGGTTCAGTGGCATCGTCCACAAGTTGGCCTTTGACCCACATGGTGCTCTCTTTGAACCAATTAAAAGGCTGATGGGGCATATAGATAAAAACGCAGGGCTCAAAGAGCTGCTTAGCCACCTAGAGTATACCATAAAATCCGCGGTATACGAGTGCCAGGAATGCGGCGACTGCACCCTTGACGAAATGGCATTTATATGTCCACAGTCCCAATGCGCCAAATTTCTGACGAATGGTCCGTGCGGCGGCAGTCGGAACGGATGGTGTGAGGTCTGGCCGGGCAAGAAACGCTGCCTTTACGTAAGAATCCATGAGCGACTGACAAGCGGCCTTGGTCAAAAGGCAAAGACACCGAAGGGGCGCAACGACTGGATATTGCCCCCAAGGGACTGGTCTTTGCATAAAACCTCGTCATGGCTCAATTTTTATCTAAATAAGGATCATCATGGCCGTGCCGGGACCTCATAA
- a CDS encoding aminotransferase class I/II-fold pyridoxal phosphate-dependent enzyme, with the protein MYNLKKIAPSRRTKKIAYAIRDILCTAEERKRAGGDLIYLNIGDPVLFDFKTPDHLIEAAYKAMKDGYTGYSASEGVPEAIEAIREDTIKKGIKPYEILITTGASEAIDFALSALVNRGENVLVPSPGYPLYNALLARLMGEPRAYSLDEKNGWEPDIDHIESQIDKKTKAIVVINPNNPTGAVYSKEILQAIIEIARRHNLVILNDEIYDKLILNGQSHVNMAALDHEVPIVTFNGLSKSYLAPGFRVGWAIISGVPDLIRDYTEGMKKLARARLCASHPKQFAIPVALNGTLFHIDSTIEKLKRRRDITIERLNSIPGISCQRPNGAFYAFPRLEVDVNDAEFVKDLIRETGVVVVHGSGFGPLPKSPHFRLVFLPQEEILHKAYDRIEDFMKRRF; encoded by the coding sequence ATGTACAACCTAAAAAAGATCGCCCCATCAAGGCGCACAAAAAAGATCGCATATGCCATAAGGGACATATTGTGTACAGCTGAAGAGAGAAAAAGGGCCGGCGGCGACTTGATATATTTAAACATAGGAGATCCGGTACTCTTTGACTTTAAAACCCCTGACCATCTAATAGAAGCGGCCTACAAGGCCATGAAGGATGGTTACACTGGATATTCGGCATCGGAGGGTGTGCCGGAAGCGATAGAGGCCATAAGGGAAGACACCATAAAAAAAGGCATCAAGCCGTATGAAATATTGATAACGACAGGGGCTAGTGAGGCCATAGACTTTGCACTGTCGGCCCTTGTAAACAGAGGTGAAAACGTCCTTGTCCCGTCCCCTGGCTATCCGCTCTATAATGCCCTGCTCGCCAGACTAATGGGAGAACCTAGGGCCTACAGCCTTGACGAAAAAAACGGCTGGGAACCTGACATCGATCACATCGAAAGCCAGATAGACAAAAAGACAAAGGCCATAGTGGTCATAAACCCCAACAACCCGACAGGAGCAGTTTACAGCAAAGAGATATTGCAGGCCATTATAGAGATCGCCAGGCGTCACAATCTCGTGATATTGAACGATGAGATCTATGACAAACTCATCTTGAACGGTCAGTCCCATGTAAACATGGCCGCCCTTGATCACGAGGTACCGATTGTAACCTTCAACGGGCTCTCAAAATCATATCTCGCCCCTGGCTTTCGAGTAGGCTGGGCGATCATAAGCGGCGTCCCGGATCTGATCCGCGATTACACGGAGGGCATGAAAAAACTGGCGAGGGCCAGGCTCTGCGCCTCCCATCCAAAGCAGTTTGCAATACCTGTGGCCTTGAATGGAACACTTTTCCATATCGACTCCACCATAGAAAAATTGAAAAGACGCCGCGATATCACTATAGAAAGATTAAATTCCATACCCGGCATCTCCTGTCAGAGACCGAACGGCGCCTTTTATGCCTTTCCAAGGCTTGAAGTAGATGTAAACGACGCCGAATTTGTAAAAGATCTAATCCGTGAGACAGGCGTAGTCGTGGTTCATGGAAGCGGCTTTGGCCCCCTGCCGAAATCGCCTCATTTTCGGCTGGTATTCCTGCCGCAAGAGGAGATACTCCATAAGGCATATGACCGTATAGAAGACTTCATGAAACGGCGGTTCTAA
- a CDS encoding radical SAM protein, protein MRDDFAFKEISIFLEERGRKDYAALSYPVRYGVSSRLIFKGYRFDCDLNGRVRYIYSEDHRLWPEPFARIKRLECNNWIFYHPSTYDDIYALTGRYYLPISSTDPSTPFTMEDPFNFPWISMAITAWDELTEYASKCIRHADDGARDLLGAVARNGMDALRERSKTFFEILGGTVPVLPPETMLVDYDVIPILISDGCLYRCAFCRFKTAKTYKIRKIEDIKVQAKRLRDFYNRDIINYSSVFLGQNDALLAGDLVIDAAEIVYKELNLAGTYHDATHIFLFGDVKAFLNATNVFWRQIDSLPYSHIHINVGIESIDQETLDMIGKPIDTKDAMAAIETAAYINRTSRKIEIDLNFIFGDNLPPGHYEKMSRHLRNAHRKAPKGTVYVSPLIGERHDPRRLRRAILELKARADWPVFLYRPIGIEPAAPCKQRLLDVY, encoded by the coding sequence ATGAGGGATGATTTCGCATTCAAAGAAATCTCCATCTTTCTTGAAGAACGAGGCAGAAAGGACTATGCAGCCTTATCCTATCCGGTCCGCTATGGCGTCTCTTCAAGACTGATCTTCAAGGGATATCGATTCGACTGTGACCTAAACGGACGCGTAAGGTACATCTATTCAGAAGACCATAGGCTATGGCCGGAACCTTTTGCACGCATCAAAAGGCTGGAGTGCAACAACTGGATCTTTTATCATCCATCCACATATGATGACATCTATGCACTGACGGGGCGCTACTATCTTCCAATCTCATCCACTGACCCATCAACACCATTTACCATGGAAGATCCATTCAATTTTCCATGGATCTCGATGGCAATAACCGCCTGGGATGAACTTACAGAATATGCTTCAAAATGTATCAGGCATGCCGATGATGGGGCAAGAGATCTGCTGGGTGCAGTCGCACGGAATGGCATGGATGCGCTTCGCGAAAGGTCAAAGACCTTCTTTGAGATACTCGGTGGGACAGTGCCTGTACTACCCCCCGAAACAATGCTTGTAGATTATGATGTAATCCCGATCCTGATATCAGACGGCTGCCTGTATAGATGCGCCTTTTGCCGCTTCAAGACCGCCAAAACATACAAGATCAGAAAGATTGAGGATATAAAGGTTCAGGCAAAACGGTTGAGAGACTTTTACAACAGGGACATCATCAATTACAGCTCGGTATTCCTAGGCCAAAACGACGCCCTCCTGGCCGGAGACTTGGTTATCGACGCAGCGGAAATCGTTTACAAAGAACTCAATCTAGCAGGCACATACCATGACGCCACACATATCTTTCTCTTTGGAGACGTAAAGGCCTTTTTGAACGCAACCAATGTCTTTTGGAGACAGATAGACTCCCTACCATATTCTCATATACATATCAATGTTGGTATTGAATCAATTGATCAGGAGACCTTGGATATGATCGGAAAACCAATCGACACAAAAGATGCCATGGCGGCAATCGAAACGGCTGCCTACATAAACCGAACATCGAGAAAGATAGAGATAGACCTCAATTTTATATTTGGAGATAATCTACCTCCAGGACACTATGAAAAAATGTCTCGACATCTCAGGAATGCACACCGAAAGGCCCCAAAGGGGACCGTCTATGTCTCTCCACTCATCGGTGAGAGGCATGATCCCAGGAGGCTGCGACGTGCCATATTAGAACTGAAGGCGAGGGCTGATTGGCCTGTATTCCTATACCGGCCTATTGGTATAGAGCCAGCTGCACCATGCAAGCAGCGGCTGTTGGATGTATATTAG
- a CDS encoding lytic transglycosylase domain-containing protein, with protein MKMFIKKLASLLFYCFLISGCAASVQEKAPDYATPAINPVNPGPAFETPKETAVAMQKGPDLTEKGYSKIQGRAVEDPKELLDSSMHFFREAQEKWKQGGSEEALDLLDKAYIAAAKVDTGGDKGLEKKKEDMRLMISKKIQEINASKCKTINGSNCAIPITMNEDVQREINLLLGPQRKWFIRAYKRSGKFREEIVKACKEAGLPEELSWLPLIESGFNARAVSRAHAAGLWQLIPSTGTKFGLKRDEWIDERMDPEKSTQAAITYLKSLHDMFGDWTTALAAYNCGEGTVAKTIREQKISYLDNFWDLYKRLPKESASFVPRFLAVLELVKHPEKYNLDLNEPDEPLPTEEVLLDKQVHLKSLAEKLGVYYKELVELNPELRRDVTPDTTFKLKVPYGKADELLAEISDIQRWSPPPDPPRPSHAKKTKGRRLERGRKGEKKAGAGLKVYYASSKYKKNKAAAVKHERRREAAVVRKHMQRRGHKAGTAVVERVHHEGVKSLKEAKVVKREKISARGNRQDKGHAQGYRHVYKNPRGDRNEKKSSHALDNKGRHATKKDS; from the coding sequence ATGAAGATGTTTATAAAAAAATTAGCATCATTATTATTTTACTGTTTTTTAATTTCTGGCTGTGCCGCATCTGTCCAGGAAAAGGCGCCTGATTATGCGACCCCCGCCATAAATCCAGTAAATCCTGGTCCGGCGTTTGAGACCCCCAAGGAGACTGCGGTGGCCATGCAGAAAGGACCTGATTTGACTGAGAAAGGATATTCCAAGATCCAAGGGCGTGCGGTAGAGGATCCCAAGGAACTCCTTGATTCATCCATGCATTTTTTTAGGGAGGCACAAGAAAAATGGAAACAGGGGGGGTCAGAAGAGGCGTTGGACCTGCTCGATAAGGCATATATCGCTGCCGCCAAGGTAGATACAGGCGGAGACAAGGGACTTGAAAAGAAAAAGGAAGACATGAGGCTTATGATCTCGAAAAAGATACAGGAGATAAACGCCTCGAAATGCAAAACCATAAACGGCTCGAATTGCGCCATCCCTATCACAATGAATGAAGATGTGCAGCGTGAGATAAATTTGTTGCTCGGTCCTCAGAGGAAATGGTTTATAAGGGCCTATAAGCGCTCAGGAAAGTTTCGTGAAGAGATCGTCAAGGCCTGCAAGGAAGCCGGTCTCCCTGAGGAGTTATCGTGGTTACCTTTGATAGAGAGCGGGTTCAATGCGAGGGCGGTTTCAAGGGCCCATGCCGCTGGTTTGTGGCAGCTCATCCCTTCAACCGGCACTAAATTCGGTCTCAAGAGGGATGAATGGATAGATGAACGCATGGATCCCGAAAAATCCACACAGGCGGCCATAACCTATTTGAAGAGCCTGCACGACATGTTCGGTGATTGGACAACCGCCCTTGCGGCCTATAATTGCGGCGAAGGAACGGTTGCAAAGACCATTAGAGAGCAAAAGATCAGTTATCTCGATAACTTCTGGGACTTGTACAAGCGTTTGCCAAAGGAGAGTGCAAGTTTTGTCCCGAGGTTTCTTGCAGTTTTAGAGCTGGTAAAACATCCTGAAAAATACAATCTCGATCTAAACGAACCGGATGAACCGCTGCCAACCGAGGAGGTCTTACTCGACAAGCAGGTGCATCTAAAGTCGCTTGCAGAGAAGTTAGGGGTGTACTACAAGGAACTTGTAGAACTAAATCCGGAATTGAGACGGGATGTTACTCCAGATACCACATTTAAGCTTAAGGTGCCGTATGGCAAGGCGGATGAGCTCTTGGCCGAGATCAGCGATATACAGAGGTGGTCGCCGCCCCCTGACCCTCCAAGACCGTCTCATGCAAAGAAGACCAAGGGGAGGCGCCTTGAACGCGGCAGAAAGGGCGAGAAGAAGGCCGGCGCGGGATTGAAGGTGTATTATGCCTCTTCTAAATATAAGAAAAACAAGGCTGCCGCAGTTAAGCATGAAAGGAGGCGTGAAGCGGCGGTCGTCCGGAAGCACATGCAGAGAAGGGGCCATAAAGCCGGCACAGCCGTCGTTGAGAGGGTCCATCATGAAGGCGTAAAATCCTTAAAAGAGGCCAAAGTCGTAAAAAGGGAAAAAATATCGGCGCGCGGCAATAGACAGGATAAAGGACATGCCCAAGGATATAGACATGTATATAAAAATCCGAGGGGCGATCGAAATGAAAAAAAATCTTCCCATGCCCTGGATAACAAGGGGCGCCATGCAACAAAAAAAGACTCTTAA
- a CDS encoding BCAM0308 family protein, which yields MDKGQYGRRDRLIQEKRHDTYKEWGKWPEPTVCTKCGALFIGGRWTWKEAPADANKTICPACQRIKDNYPAGVMYIRGDFYKDHRNEILNLFKNEEKIEKNEHPMERIMLVTDEKEQAVITTTGIHIARRLGEALASAYQGDLTFQYGDGEKTIQVQWQR from the coding sequence ATGGACAAGGGCCAATATGGAAGACGCGACAGGCTGATTCAAGAAAAGCGCCACGATACTTATAAGGAGTGGGGAAAATGGCCTGAGCCTACTGTATGCACCAAGTGCGGCGCTCTTTTCATCGGTGGACGATGGACATGGAAAGAGGCCCCAGCCGATGCAAACAAGACGATCTGCCCGGCATGCCAACGCATCAAAGACAACTATCCCGCAGGCGTGATGTATATCCGTGGGGATTTTTATAAAGACCACAGGAATGAGATATTAAATCTCTTTAAAAATGAAGAGAAGATCGAGAAAAACGAACACCCGATGGAGAGGATTATGCTCGTAACCGACGAAAAAGAACAGGCGGTCATAACAACCACCGGGATACATATCGCAAGACGTCTAGGTGAGGCACTGGCGAGTGCATACCAGGGCGACCTTACATTTCAATACGGAGATGGCGAAAAGACCATACAGGTACAATGGCAGAGGTGA
- a CDS encoding metallophosphoesterase family protein, giving the protein MAEVSQGIKAGAFEQGKIFAIGDIHGCIANLQRLFERLPYVKNRDTLVFLGDYIDRGPSSKEVIEFILDLRDSGHNLVPLMGNHEYYLLKFANTNDDIFLAALREIGAEATLESYGAKDMGKVAGLAFMPQDHKEFLNGLMPLWEKAGFIFVHGGLMPNIPLKDQTPPEIYEIREMFLSSDFNFGKFVVFGHTPFEMPLVTPTKIGIDTGAVYGNMLTAVELPDIKFYHA; this is encoded by the coding sequence ATGGCAGAGGTGAGCCAAGGGATCAAGGCAGGCGCATTTGAACAGGGCAAGATATTTGCAATCGGTGACATACACGGTTGCATCGCCAACCTTCAAAGGCTATTTGAGCGCCTGCCTTATGTAAAAAACAGAGACACGCTAGTGTTTCTGGGTGACTATATAGACAGGGGACCAAGCTCCAAGGAGGTCATCGAATTCATCCTAGACCTTCGAGATAGCGGACACAACCTGGTTCCGCTTATGGGCAACCACGAATATTACCTACTCAAATTTGCCAATACAAACGATGATATATTCCTTGCAGCGCTAAGGGAAATAGGTGCAGAAGCCACCCTGGAGAGCTATGGGGCAAAGGACATGGGCAAGGTCGCAGGCCTTGCCTTTATGCCCCAGGACCACAAAGAATTCTTAAACGGGCTCATGCCTTTGTGGGAAAAGGCAGGGTTTATATTCGTCCATGGCGGCCTAATGCCAAATATACCCCTCAAAGACCAAACCCCACCCGAAATTTATGAGATAAGGGAGATGTTTCTATCTTCTGACTTCAATTTTGGGAAATTCGTAGTCTTCGGGCATACGCCGTTCGAGATGCCGCTCGTCACACCGACCAAGATCGGCATAGATACAGGGGCTGTCTACGGAAATATGTTGACCGCCGTGGAGCTCCCCGATATCAAGTTCTATCATGCCTAG
- a CDS encoding PEP/pyruvate-binding domain-containing protein: MFRWFQNQIDRWREARKKDAEERLRSLKIRYHIFRAILEANGRAVGLITELDMGLRRDLVSQEGLLKKIDELLSVTYELVEKLNKLDYARHKVLFTKHRKIAKEIKDAIALIPREDGIPLCMPLEQVYRGSMDRLVGNKASVLAGLAASGLFHVPQGFVIPVHACRLFLEKSALTFKIIRSLGRYLDVRQGEVLKLPEQVVDDVKSEIISTPLPSVLEDAVVSQALPFLATPPGLAVRSSAIGEDGLKYSFAGQFTTVLNVTNQADLILAVKEVIASNFNARSLIYRLNAGMSPLDFNMAVLCLKMIDAVSAGILFTQDPNNTNSGRMIISAVFGLGELAVAGESSADIYRPSRTDAYDTLPLIAKKDKRLILNKNGGVRLEDVPEMDRQRPVLTPELIKALVDLGLKIESLSGGPQDIEWAVDQSGVIFILQARPLRISAIQAADHGQGDNVLFDKAVVASRGVATGRVNIIRRRQDLERPMEGAVILVLHQSLVDAARVVKDVNGVLVDIGNPADHLSCVAREHAVPMLTGLATATKDLKDGEWITVDAVSGRVTAASRGEIESALKKKEDGGKRGGAPMDVGVDRGDIARSFQETLHQLIVKLNLTDAYGPTFSIMECRSIHDIVRFVHEKAVIAMFDMGDELLSDAKGLVYKLESDIPFLLSVIDLGGGLVPKEDRGLKITPEEVISAPFRALWKGMTTPGLRWSGPPGQVDLGQTYSHWIADQQSERPIGCPNYVILSRDYINLNARMDFHFVMIDSVCGMNPKANYLRFRFKGGGTDLVRRRRRASLIAELLERHNFFVDLKDDLVNGELSGVMQQVIEERLVFLGRLLGFTRLLDMAMINEHTAHRMVEAFMQGDYQFKGLESVRPAGPAGHLDA; this comes from the coding sequence ATGTTTCGCTGGTTCCAAAATCAGATTGATAGATGGCGCGAGGCCAGAAAGAAGGACGCAGAGGAGAGGCTTCGTTCCTTAAAGATCAGATACCACATATTTAGAGCTATACTTGAGGCAAATGGTCGGGCCGTGGGGCTGATCACCGAACTGGACATGGGACTGAGGAGGGATTTGGTTTCGCAAGAAGGGCTTTTGAAAAAAATCGATGAACTATTGTCCGTAACCTATGAGTTGGTGGAAAAATTAAATAAACTTGATTATGCCAGACATAAAGTCTTGTTCACAAAACACAGGAAGATAGCCAAGGAGATCAAAGATGCCATTGCGTTGATCCCAAGAGAGGACGGCATACCCCTTTGCATGCCCCTTGAGCAGGTATACCGCGGATCAATGGACAGGCTAGTTGGAAATAAGGCGTCTGTGCTCGCGGGGCTTGCTGCGTCAGGTCTTTTTCATGTGCCCCAAGGGTTTGTGATCCCTGTTCATGCCTGCCGCCTCTTTCTCGAAAAGAGCGCCCTGACATTTAAGATCATCAGGTCTCTGGGCAGATATTTGGATGTCAGACAGGGAGAGGTCTTGAAGCTCCCAGAACAGGTGGTAGACGATGTAAAAAGCGAGATCATTTCAACACCGCTTCCTAGCGTCTTAGAGGATGCCGTGGTATCGCAGGCCCTTCCATTTTTAGCTACCCCCCCAGGTCTTGCCGTAAGAAGCAGCGCAATAGGAGAAGATGGGCTTAAGTATTCTTTCGCTGGGCAGTTTACTACGGTTTTAAACGTAACAAATCAGGCGGATTTGATCCTGGCGGTCAAGGAGGTGATTGCAAGCAATTTCAATGCAAGGAGCCTTATTTACCGTTTGAATGCAGGGATGAGCCCTCTTGATTTCAATATGGCGGTTTTGTGCCTCAAGATGATAGATGCAGTTTCTGCAGGGATACTTTTTACACAGGACCCAAACAATACCAATTCAGGGCGTATGATCATAAGCGCCGTCTTCGGCCTCGGCGAGCTTGCTGTGGCCGGGGAGTCAAGTGCAGATATCTATAGGCCGTCCCGTACGGATGCATATGATACCCTGCCCTTGATAGCCAAAAAGGACAAAAGGTTGATTTTAAACAAGAACGGCGGCGTCAGACTCGAAGATGTACCTGAGATGGACAGGCAGAGACCGGTGCTTACCCCTGAACTCATCAAGGCGCTTGTCGATCTTGGGCTTAAGATTGAAAGCCTGAGCGGCGGTCCCCAGGATATCGAGTGGGCTGTTGACCAGAGTGGCGTTATATTCATCCTTCAGGCTAGACCCCTGCGCATCTCAGCTATACAGGCCGCAGACCATGGACAAGGCGATAATGTTCTATTTGACAAGGCCGTTGTGGCCTCACGGGGGGTGGCGACCGGCAGGGTCAACATCATAAGACGTAGGCAGGATCTTGAAAGGCCCATGGAAGGGGCTGTGATATTGGTTCTGCATCAGAGCCTGGTTGATGCTGCAAGGGTCGTTAAAGACGTAAATGGGGTACTTGTAGATATAGGGAATCCGGCAGATCATCTGTCTTGTGTGGCCAGGGAACACGCCGTACCCATGCTGACCGGTCTTGCAACCGCTACCAAAGATCTTAAGGACGGCGAATGGATCACCGTTGATGCCGTTTCGGGTCGAGTCACCGCGGCCAGCAGAGGCGAGATAGAGAGTGCCCTAAAGAAAAAAGAGGACGGCGGCAAAAGGGGTGGCGCGCCGATGGATGTCGGTGTGGACCGGGGCGATATTGCCAGATCGTTTCAAGAGACGCTGCATCAACTCATAGTCAAGTTGAATCTGACTGATGCATACGGCCCTACGTTCTCCATCATGGAGTGCAGGTCTATCCATGACATAGTACGGTTTGTGCATGAAAAGGCAGTCATAGCCATGTTCGATATGGGGGACGAGCTCCTTTCGGATGCAAAGGGCCTGGTTTATAAATTGGAGTCAGATATACCCTTTCTTTTGAGCGTGATCGATCTCGGCGGCGGGCTTGTCCCGAAAGAGGACAGGGGTTTGAAGATAACCCCTGAAGAGGTTATTTCCGCACCGTTTAGGGCCCTGTGGAAGGGGATGACGACGCCTGGGCTCCGCTGGTCTGGCCCGCCAGGGCAGGTTGACCTTGGACAGACCTATTCACATTGGATCGCCGACCAACAATCAGAACGGCCTATAGGTTGCCCGAATTATGTAATCTTAAGCAGGGATTACATAAATTTGAATGCAAGGATGGATTTTCACTTTGTAATGATTGACTCCGTATGCGGAATGAATCCGAAGGCCAATTATTTGAGGTTTCGTTTCAAAGGTGGCGGAACCGATCTGGTCAGGCGCAGACGCAGGGCCAGTCTTATCGCCGAGTTGCTTGAGCGGCATAATTTCTTTGTGGATCTTAAAGACGACCTGGTAAATGGCGAATTGAGCGGAGTCATGCAGCAGGTGATTGAGGAGCGGCTCGTTTTTCTTGGACGTCTTTTGGGTTTTACCCGACTCCTTGATATGGCAATGATCAATGAACACACAGCGCATAGGATGGTCGAGGCCTTTATGCAGGGAGATTATCAATTCAAGGGTCTTGAGTCTGTGAGACCAGCGGGTCCTGCCGGGCATCTGGATGCCTAG